One Fusarium musae strain F31 chromosome 6, whole genome shotgun sequence DNA segment encodes these proteins:
- the SYB1 gene encoding SNAP receptor, synaptobrevin, whose amino-acid sequence MPEQEAPYDPYIPSGQAGAQQQGAGGNARTQALQAQIDDTVGVMRDNINKVSQRGERLDALQDKTDNLAVSAQGFRRGANRVRKQMWWKDMKMRMCLIIGIIILLVIIIVPSVVATR is encoded by the exons ATGCCTGAGCAGGAAGCCCCCTACGACCCTTACATCCCCAGCGGCCAGGCTGGAGCCCAACAACAGGGCGCTGGCGGCAATGCTAGAACGCAGGCGCTACAAGCT CAAATTGATGACACCGTGGGTGTGATGcgtgacaacatcaacaaggttTCTCAACGCGGTGAGCGCCTGGATGCTCTTCAGGATAAGACCGACAACTTGGCCGTCTCGGCACAAGGTTTCCGTCGAGGAGCCAATAGAGTCCGTAAGCAGATGTGGTGGAAGGATATGAAGATGCGAATGTGTCTGATTATCGGTATTATCATTCTACtggtcatcatcattgtcCCCTCTG TTGTGGCTACTCGTTAA